In one window of Rhodoglobus vestalii DNA:
- a CDS encoding lactonase family protein: MVRSGGVVAFDRVGETLTNRRTASSGGEYPCHLTVHGSVVVAANYRTGSIGIIERSEGSGASAVLQHRGSVQTTGGGPRPEQEGPHAHSSLFVDDHTLVTLDLGADRIRIFDYRNFALTPVDEVVLPAGFGPRDIVARPNNVFFVLGELGLGVIVYEWRDREFHQLCAISLPEARDGDHASAIAISPDSRHAYLGVRGSNLIAVLTIAEDGRSVAPLTAVSCEGDWPRHLVQHENVLHVSNQFSNTVASFRRHTLCESPMVFDVRDRLLK; encoded by the coding sequence ATGGTTCGCTCGGGCGGGGTGGTGGCCTTCGACCGCGTCGGTGAGACGCTCACCAACCGGCGCACCGCATCCAGCGGCGGCGAGTACCCCTGCCATCTGACCGTGCACGGTTCCGTTGTGGTCGCCGCGAACTACCGAACAGGCTCTATCGGCATCATCGAACGATCTGAGGGCTCAGGGGCCTCAGCCGTGCTACAGCACCGTGGATCAGTACAGACCACCGGCGGGGGCCCCCGACCTGAACAAGAAGGGCCGCACGCCCACTCTTCGCTATTTGTTGACGACCACACCCTGGTCACACTTGATCTTGGCGCTGACCGCATCCGAATCTTTGATTACCGCAATTTCGCGCTGACCCCCGTGGATGAGGTGGTATTGCCGGCCGGGTTCGGTCCGCGCGATATTGTGGCTCGCCCCAACAACGTCTTCTTCGTTCTGGGAGAGCTTGGGCTGGGGGTCATCGTTTATGAGTGGCGCGATCGCGAGTTTCATCAACTCTGCGCGATCTCGCTTCCGGAGGCGCGTGACGGCGACCACGCTTCTGCTATCGCAATCTCGCCCGACAGCCGTCACGCGTATCTCGGAGTGCGCGGCAGCAACCTCATTGCGGTGCTCACGATTGCTGAAGATGGCCGCAGCGTGGCCCCCCTGACCGCGGTGTCGTGCGAGGGTGACTGGCCCCGGCATCTTGTGCAGCACGAAAACGTGTTGCACGTCAGCAATCAGTTCTCAAACACCGTTGCCAGCTTTCGCCGACATACCTTGTGCGAATCCCCGATGGTTTTTGATGTGCGCGATCGTTTGCTAAAGTGA